In the Plectropomus leopardus isolate mb chromosome 5, YSFRI_Pleo_2.0, whole genome shotgun sequence genome, one interval contains:
- the LOC121943509 gene encoding claudin-8-like yields MASYTAYSGYSKPPQSYVGSYYDEKQPKTYAEYEDSVYEEKKRIEKKDRRNAICCEVVALVIGFIGLIGVAAVTGLPMWKVTAFIEENIIVMETRWEGLWMNCYRQANIRMQCKVYDSLLFLPPDLQAARGLMCSSVALTTFALIVAAVGMKCTKVVDHRARTKHIVLVAGGCLFLMGCVTTLIPVSWTGHVIIRDFYNPLLIDAQRRELGEALYIGWVTSALLFTAGVILLCRHAPRTQDPDERIIYNPNGNIYQPAYTYQPYTYQPAYSYQPPYSVPPPGSVAYTPSQY; encoded by the coding sequence ATGGCCTCTTACACTGCTTACAGTGGCTACAGCAAGCCACCTCAATCGTACGTGGGCTCTTACTACGATGAGAAGCAGCCTAAGACATATGCAGAGTATGAAGACTCTgtatatgaggaaaaaaaaagaattgagaAAAAGGACCGTCGCAATGCCATCTGTTGTGAGGTAGTAGCTCTCGTCATCGGTTTCATTGGACTAATCGGAGTGGCAGCTGTGACAGGCCTGCCGATGTGGAAGGTAACAGCCTTCATCGAAGAGAACATCATTGTCATGGAGACCCGCTGGGAGGGTTTGTGGATGAACTGCTACAGACAAGCCAACATCAGGATGCAGTGTAAGGTGTACGATTCCCTGCTGTTTCTGCCCCCGGACCTCCAGGCTGCTAGGGGTCTGATGTGCAGCTCCGTTGCTCTGACCACCTTCGCCCTCATCGTTGCAGCAGTGGGTATGAAGTgtaccaaagtggtggaccatCGGGCTCGCACCAAGCATATTGTTCTTGTGGCTGGAGGCTGTCTGTTCCTCATGGGCTGTGTCACTACCCTAATCCCTGTGTCCTGGACTGGCCATGTCATCATCAGGGATTTCTATAACCCCCTGCTAATTGATGCCCAGCGCAGGGAGCTTGGGGAGGCCCTTTACATCGGCTGGGTGACCTCAGCTTTGCTTTTCACCGCCGGAGTGATCCTTCTGTGCCGTCACGCTCCTCGCACCCAGGACCCAGATGAGAGGATTATATACAACCCCAATGGAAATATCTACCAACCTGCCTACACATACCAGCCGTACACGTACCAGCCAGCGTACTCCTACCAGCCTCCCTACTCAGTACCCCCGCCAGGATCTGTTGCATACACACCAAGTCAATACTAA
- the cldn8.1 gene encoding claudin-8, with product MANSALEIVGLLLTLIGLIGAAASTGMPMWRVTAFIGENIIVFETRYEGLWMNCFRQADIRMQCKVYDSLLALSPDLQAARGLMCCALALGGLGLLISLVGLQCTSCIENNDRAKRLVLIIAGSMIIMACIAVLIPVSWTGHVIIRDFYNPLLIDAQRRELGEALYIGWVASAFLFAGGCMFICCNLQSDDKGSERYVYSRPSDYMTYPPQQLQPQQLVLLPQPQPQLQPVLSRHPSTVYSYPSRHPSVRSGVAYL from the coding sequence ATGGCCAACTCAGCACTGGAGATAGTGGGTCTGCTATTGACCCTGATTGGGCTCATTGGGGCAGCAGCAAGCACTGGGATGCCGATGTGGCGAGTGACAGCCTTCATCGGGGAGAACATCATTGTGTTTGAAACCCGCTACGAGGGTCTGTGGATGAATTGTTTTCGGCAGGCTGACATCAGAATGCAGTGTAAGGTATACGACTCCCTCCTGGCCCTGTCCCCTGATCTGCAGGCAGCACGTGGGCTCATGTGCTGTGCTCTGGCACTGGGTGGTCTAGGTCTGCTGATCAGTTTGGTGGGACTGCAGTGCACATCCTGCATCGAAAACAACGATCGAGCTAAGCGTCTGGTCCTCATCATTGCAGGGAGCATGATCATAATGGCTTGCATCGCTGTCCTTATCCCGGTGTCCTGGACGGGTCATGTCATCATCAGGGACTTCTACAACCCCTTGCTGATTGACGCCCAGCGAAGGGAGCTCGGAGAGGCTCTGTACATCGGCTGGGTGGCCTCCGCATTTTTGTTCGCTGGAGgatgcatgtttatttgttgcAACCTGCAGTCCGACGACAAAGGTTCAGAGAGGTATGTGTACTCAAGACCGTCCGACTACATGACCTATCCTCCACAGCAACTACAGCCTCAACAGCTGGTGCTACTTCCCCAACCACAACCCCAGCTTCAGCCAGTGCTGTCAAGACACCCATCAACCGTCTATAGCTACCCGTCTAGACACCCTTCTGTACGCAGCGGAGTGGCTTATCTCTGA
- the LOC121943672 gene encoding claudin-8-like, whose amino-acid sequence MVQGVSEIAAMCVGLIGLIGAAATTGMPMWKVTAFIGENIIVMETRWEGLWMNCYRQANIRMQCKVYDSLLFLPPELQAARGLMCCSLALSGVGLFLALAGMRCTSCIQDNDRAKTIILMVAGGMQFMACICVFIPVSWTGHVIIRDFYNPLLIDAQRRELGEALYVGWVTGAFLFASALLFVCRRVPSDKGSFDMYQQANLLSYKQAPNKPTLRNYHPIPSLSSLRSTVYYPSLQNNGSVRQQQLATPLQNIPQVMTNDGTPINQPLVYKSGLPENASLLYQGSMAHQSSMQSSNHVGSLYTPGNSLYISQNTTPHSLTYIGNPTASYQSSFHPLPHTPVFIGYKSSRIQPDSHSGSSGGVYI is encoded by the coding sequence ATGGTTCAAGGTGTTTCGGAGATAGCTGCAATGTGCGTTGGTCTCATCGGGCTGATAGGGGCAGCAGCTACTACAGGGATGCCCATGTGGAAGGTGACAGCTTTCATTGGGGAGAACATCATTGTGATGGAAACCCGCTGGGAGGGCTTGTGGATGAACTGCTACAGACAGGCCAACATCAGGATGCAGTGTAAGGTGTACGACTCCTTGCTATTTTTGCCCCCAGAGTTACAGGCAGCCAGGGGTCTGATGTGCTGTTCTCTGGCTTTGTCAGGGGTGGGGCTCTTTCTGGCTCTGGCAGGGATGCGGTGTACATCCTGTATTCAAGATAATGATCGAGCTAAGACCATCATCCTGATGGTTGCAGGTGGTATGCAGTTCATGGCCTGTATCTGTGTCTTTATTCCTGTGTCATGGACAGGTCATGTCATCATCAGAGATTTTTACAATCCTTTGCTAATTGATGCCCAGAGGAGGGAGCTGGGAGAGGCTCTCTATGTAGGTTGGGTGACTGGCGCCTTCCTTTTTGCCTCAGCCCTCTTGTTTGTCTGCCGCCGTGTACCCTCGGACAAAGGCTCATTCGACATGTATCAACAAGCCAACTTGCTTAGTTACAAGCAAGCACCCAACAAGCCAACTCTAAGGAATTATCATCCCATCCCCAGTCTTTCATCCCTCCGATCTACTGTATACTATCCTTCTCTTCAGAACAACGGCTCTGTCCGACAACAACAACTTGCGACGCCACTGCAAAACATCCCTCAAGTAATGACAAATGATGGAACGCCGATCAACCAACCTCTTGTCTATAAGTCGGGTCTTCCTGAAAACGCATCATTGTTATATCAAGGTAGCATGGCTCACCAGTCCTCCATGCAGAGTTCTAACCACGTGGGAAGCTTGTATACACCCGGCAACTCGCTGTATATTAGCCAAAACACCACGCCACATTCACTGACATATATCGGCAATCCTACTGCGTCCTACCAATCCAGTTTTCATCCGCTtccacacacacctgtcttCATTGGATATAAATCATCAAGAATCCAACCAGATTCTCACAGTGGCAGCAGTGgtggtgtatatatataa